The following coding sequences are from one Negativicutes bacterium window:
- a CDS encoding putative sulfate exporter family transporter, producing MIIGLSLCGVLAIAATWLAGLQHYIGAPMLGLFLGIIVSNLRPVSAEVQKGTKYASGKLLKFGIILAGSTLNFMSILGVGMQALPLILFNICLAFTVALLLGRRLKTSTNTGILVGGGTAICGGTAIATLTSIIKAKEDEFAYAMAAIFLFDIFSAMMWPYAALAMHLTPEQ from the coding sequence ATGATCATCGGGCTTTCCCTTTGTGGCGTTCTGGCAATCGCCGCAACCTGGCTGGCAGGGCTGCAGCATTATATTGGGGCTCCTATGTTAGGTTTGTTTTTAGGAATCATCGTATCCAACCTCCGGCCGGTTTCTGCCGAAGTGCAGAAAGGTACGAAATATGCCTCCGGTAAATTATTGAAGTTTGGTATCATTCTGGCCGGCAGCACGCTGAATTTTATGTCGATTCTGGGCGTTGGCATGCAGGCCTTACCGCTGATTCTTTTCAACATTTGTCTTGCTTTTACGGTTGCGCTTTTGCTCGGACGCCGCTTGAAAACGAGTACGAATACCGGTATTTTGGTTGGCGGCGGCACTGCGATCTGCGGCGGCACTGCGATCGCCACCTTGACCTCGATTATCAAAGCCAAAGAAGACGAATTTGCCTATGCCATGGCGGCGATTTTCTTGTTCGATATTTTCTCGGCGATGATGTGGCCTTATGCCGCCCTGGCGATGCATCTGACACCGGAGCAGT